A single window of Caldicellulosiruptor bescii DSM 6725 DNA harbors:
- the ispG gene encoding flavodoxin-dependent (E)-4-hydroxy-3-methylbut-2-enyl-diphosphate synthase, giving the protein MKLLTKKVRIGNLYIGGGEPIRIQSMTNTKTKDVEATVEQILSLESLGCDIIRVAVPDLDSAKAISKIKSRIHIPLVADIHFDYKLALEAIYNGADKIRINPGNIGNERKVQEIAKEAKRYGIAVRVGANSGSLPKDILQKYKSPVPEAIVEAAIYQVKLLEKFDFDNIVVSVKSSDVLTTIKSYEILSQNLNYPLHVGLTEAGTFVAGTVKSSIAIGYLLLRGIGDTIRVSLTDSPEKEVIVAKEILKSLNLRKGVKIVSCPTCARCNVDLLKIADEVEKRIQNLDLDITVAIMGCAVNGPGEAKEADVGVACGVGEGLLFKKGKIIRKVKENEIVDELVKEIYSLS; this is encoded by the coding sequence GTGAAATTATTGACAAAAAAGGTTAGAATAGGCAATCTTTATATTGGTGGCGGTGAGCCAATTAGAATTCAGTCAATGACAAATACAAAGACAAAGGATGTTGAGGCTACAGTTGAGCAGATACTGAGCCTTGAGAGTTTGGGATGCGACATCATAAGAGTTGCTGTCCCTGATTTAGATAGTGCTAAGGCCATAAGTAAAATAAAGTCAAGAATCCACATTCCACTTGTTGCTGACATTCATTTTGACTATAAGCTCGCGCTTGAAGCTATATACAATGGCGCTGATAAGATTAGAATAAATCCTGGGAACATTGGAAATGAAAGAAAAGTCCAAGAAATAGCTAAAGAGGCCAAAAGATATGGGATTGCCGTCAGAGTTGGTGCAAATTCAGGTTCGCTCCCAAAGGATATTTTGCAAAAATACAAATCTCCTGTACCAGAGGCTATTGTGGAGGCTGCAATTTATCAGGTAAAACTTCTTGAAAAGTTTGACTTTGACAATATTGTTGTGTCTGTCAAATCTTCAGATGTTTTAACTACAATTAAGAGCTATGAAATACTATCCCAAAACCTAAACTATCCTCTTCATGTTGGTCTTACCGAAGCAGGAACTTTTGTTGCAGGAACTGTTAAGTCAAGTATTGCAATTGGCTATCTTCTTTTGAGGGGAATTGGTGATACAATAAGAGTTTCTCTTACAGATAGTCCAGAGAAAGAGGTTATTGTGGCAAAAGAGATTTTAAAAAGTTTAAATCTCAGAAAAGGTGTGAAGATAGTATCATGTCCCACCTGTGCAAGATGTAATGTTGACCTTTTAAAGATTGCAGATGAGGTTGAAAAGAGAATACAAAATTTGGACTTGGACATTACAGTCGCAATAATGGGCTGTGCAGTAAACGGCCCTGGTGAGGCAAAAGAAGCTGATGTAGGTGTGGCATGTGGCGTTGGTGAAGGACTTCTGTTTAAGAAAGGCAAGATTATAAGGAAAGTGAAAGAGAATGAGATTGTAGATGAGCTTGTAAAGGAAATCTATTCTCTTTCTTAA